A DNA window from Pseudomonas resinovorans NBRC 106553 contains the following coding sequences:
- the ppc gene encoding phosphoenolpyruvate carboxylase, translating into MAEIDARLREDVHLLGELLGDTIRAQLGEAFLDKIERIRKGAKAARQGSAQGERQLNETLDGLSDDELLPVARAFNQFLNLANIAEQYHRIRRRGPDEPQPFEDRVLDNLLQRLLAAGHGPEQLARQLGRLEIELVLTAHPTEVARRTLIQKYDAMAAQLAAQDHADLSAAERDAVRLRLLRLIAEAWHTEEIRRIRPTPLDEAKWGFAVIEHSLWQALPNVLRHVDQALHAATGLRLPLTAAPLRFASWMGGDRDGNPNVTAAISRQVLLLARWMAADLYLRDVDHLAAELSMQQASDELRVRVGVHPEPYRALLKQLRDRLRATRTWAESALDADVPPCAEVLHDNTQLLEPLELCYHSLHACGMGVIADGALLDCLRRAATFGLFLVRLDIRQDSARHAAALDEITDYLGLGNYAQWSEEQRLTFLQRELDNRRPLLPPHYRPSADTAEVLATCKVVANAPAASLGSYVISMAGAPSDVLAVQLLLKEAGLQRPIHVVPLFETLADLDNAAPAIDRLLGLPGYRARLHGPQEVMIGYSDSAKDAGTVAAAWAQYRAQEQLVEVCRAHQVELLLFHGRGGTVGRGGGPAHAAILSQPPGSVAGRFRTTEQGEMIRFKFGLPGIAEQNLNTYLAAVLEATLMPPPEPEPAWRAAMDRLAADGVAAYRAVVREHPQFVDYFRQATPEQELGRLPLGSRPAKRRAGGVESLRAIPWIFAWTQTRLMLPAWLGWEAALANATQRGETRLLARMREHWPFFATRIDMLEMVLAKADANIAALYDERLVPEELEPLGVQLRDLLSQACASVLALTGQSELLAASPETREAISVRNTYLDPLHLLQTELLARSRRSEQHVEGPLEQALLVSVAGIAAGLRNTG; encoded by the coding sequence ATGGCCGAAATAGATGCGCGTCTGCGCGAGGACGTCCACCTGCTCGGCGAGTTGCTCGGCGACACCATCCGCGCCCAGCTGGGCGAGGCCTTCCTGGACAAGATCGAACGCATCCGCAAGGGCGCCAAGGCCGCCCGCCAGGGCTCCGCGCAGGGCGAACGCCAGCTCAACGAGACCCTCGACGGGCTCAGCGACGACGAGCTGCTGCCGGTGGCCCGCGCCTTCAACCAGTTCCTCAACCTGGCCAACATCGCCGAGCAGTACCACCGCATCCGCCGCCGCGGCCCGGATGAGCCGCAGCCCTTCGAGGACCGCGTGCTGGATAACCTGCTGCAACGCCTGCTGGCCGCCGGCCATGGCCCGGAACAGCTGGCCCGCCAGCTCGGGCGGCTGGAAATCGAGCTGGTACTGACCGCCCACCCCACCGAAGTCGCCCGTCGGACCCTGATCCAGAAGTACGACGCCATGGCCGCCCAACTGGCCGCCCAGGATCACGCCGACCTCAGCGCGGCCGAGCGTGACGCGGTGCGCCTGCGCCTCCTGCGGCTGATCGCCGAGGCCTGGCACACCGAGGAGATCCGCCGTATTCGGCCGACCCCGCTGGACGAGGCGAAGTGGGGCTTCGCGGTGATCGAGCATTCCCTCTGGCAGGCGCTGCCCAACGTGTTGCGGCATGTCGACCAGGCCTTGCACGCGGCCACCGGCCTGCGCTTGCCGCTGACCGCCGCGCCCTTGCGCTTCGCCTCCTGGATGGGCGGCGACCGTGACGGCAACCCCAATGTCACCGCCGCCATCAGCCGCCAGGTGCTGTTGCTGGCGCGCTGGATGGCCGCCGACCTCTACCTGCGCGATGTCGACCACCTGGCCGCCGAGCTGTCCATGCAGCAGGCCAGCGACGAGCTGCGGGTGCGCGTGGGCGTTCACCCGGAGCCCTACCGGGCGCTGCTCAAGCAGCTGCGGGACCGCCTGCGGGCCACTCGCACCTGGGCCGAATCTGCGTTGGACGCCGATGTCCCGCCCTGCGCCGAGGTGCTCCACGACAACACCCAGCTGCTGGAACCCCTGGAGCTCTGCTACCACTCGCTGCACGCCTGCGGCATGGGCGTGATCGCCGACGGCGCGCTGCTCGATTGCCTGCGCCGCGCCGCCACCTTCGGGCTGTTCCTGGTGCGCCTGGACATCCGCCAGGACTCCGCGCGCCATGCCGCCGCCCTGGACGAGATCACCGACTACCTGGGCCTGGGCAACTACGCCCAGTGGAGCGAGGAGCAGCGCCTGACCTTCCTCCAGCGCGAACTGGACAATCGCCGGCCCTTGCTGCCGCCGCACTACCGGCCCTCGGCCGACACCGCCGAAGTGCTAGCGACCTGCAAGGTGGTGGCCAACGCGCCGGCCGCTTCCCTCGGCTCCTATGTGATTTCCATGGCCGGTGCGCCCTCGGACGTGCTGGCGGTGCAACTGCTGCTCAAGGAAGCCGGGTTGCAACGCCCGATCCATGTGGTGCCACTCTTTGAAACCCTGGCCGACCTGGACAACGCCGCCCCCGCCATCGACCGCCTGCTCGGCCTGCCGGGCTACCGCGCGCGGTTGCACGGCCCGCAGGAAGTGATGATCGGCTACTCCGACTCGGCCAAGGACGCAGGCACCGTGGCCGCCGCCTGGGCCCAGTACCGCGCCCAGGAACAGCTGGTGGAGGTGTGCCGCGCGCACCAGGTGGAACTGCTGCTGTTCCATGGTCGCGGCGGCACCGTGGGGCGCGGCGGCGGCCCGGCCCACGCGGCCATCCTGTCGCAACCGCCGGGGTCGGTGGCGGGACGTTTCCGCACCACCGAGCAGGGCGAGATGATCCGCTTCAAGTTCGGCCTGCCGGGCATCGCCGAGCAGAACCTCAACACCTACCTGGCGGCCGTGCTGGAAGCCACCCTGATGCCGCCTCCGGAGCCCGAGCCGGCCTGGCGCGCGGCCATGGACCGCCTCGCCGCCGACGGCGTGGCCGCCTATCGCGCCGTGGTGCGCGAGCACCCGCAGTTCGTCGACTACTTCCGCCAGGCCACCCCCGAGCAGGAGCTCGGCCGGCTGCCGCTCGGCAGTCGACCGGCCAAGCGCCGTGCCGGTGGCGTGGAGAGCCTGCGGGCGATCCCCTGGATCTTCGCCTGGACCCAGACCCGCCTGATGCTGCCGGCCTGGCTGGGCTGGGAGGCGGCACTGGCCAATGCCACCCAGCGCGGTGAAACCCGCCTGCTGGCGCGGATGCGCGAACACTGGCCGTTCTTCGCCACGCGCATCGACATGCTGGAAATGGTCCTGGCCAAGGCCGACGCCAATATCGCCGCGCTCTATGACGAACGGCTGGTGCCCGAAGAGCTGGAGCCACTGGGTGTGCAATTGCGCGACCTATTGTCGCAGGCGTGCGCCTCGGTACTGGCTCTGACCGGCCAGTCCGAACTGCTGGCGGCGAGTCCGGAGACCCGCGAGGCCATCAGCGTGCGCAATACCTACCTGGACCCGCTGCACCTGCTCCAGACCGAGCTCCTGGCCCGTTCCAGGCGCAGTGAGCAGCATGTCGAAGGCCCTCTGGAACAGGCCCTGCTGGTGAGCGTGGCGGGCATCGCGGCGGGTCTCCGGAACACCGGATGA
- a CDS encoding alpha/beta hydrolase, producing the protein MHMPASRLLPLLLAVLFLQGCSSLLFYPDTYVPFTPEKAKLEYRDISLVAADGTHLHAWWLPAKPGVEVKGTVLHLHGNGGNVATHLGGSWWLPAQGYQVLLLDYRGYGHSEGSPSLPALYQDIDAAFAWLDQAPEVQGKPVVLLGQSIGGALAVHYLAERPERRARLKALVLDGVPASYREVARYSLGNVWLTWPLQVPLSWLIPDGESAIRGIGALEGLPMLIYHSIDDPVVPLSNGVRLYQAAPPPRVFQPVRGGHVQTFADPTWRQVMLLYLEDPKGFVGLRRLAEVPNTESPQ; encoded by the coding sequence ATGCACATGCCTGCTTCCCGCCTCTTGCCGCTGCTCCTTGCCGTGCTGTTCCTGCAGGGCTGCAGCTCTCTGCTGTTCTACCCCGACACCTACGTCCCCTTCACCCCGGAAAAAGCCAAGCTGGAGTACCGCGACATCAGCCTGGTGGCCGCCGACGGTACGCACCTGCACGCCTGGTGGCTGCCGGCCAAGCCGGGGGTGGAGGTCAAGGGCACGGTGCTGCACCTGCATGGCAATGGCGGCAATGTCGCCACCCACCTGGGCGGCAGCTGGTGGTTGCCGGCCCAGGGCTACCAGGTGCTGCTGCTGGATTACCGCGGCTATGGCCACTCCGAGGGTTCGCCGAGCCTGCCGGCGCTCTACCAGGATATCGACGCCGCCTTCGCCTGGCTGGACCAGGCGCCGGAGGTGCAGGGCAAGCCGGTGGTGCTTCTGGGCCAGAGCATCGGCGGGGCGCTGGCGGTGCACTACCTGGCCGAACGGCCCGAGCGCAGGGCCAGGCTCAAGGCCCTGGTGCTGGACGGCGTGCCCGCCAGCTACCGCGAAGTGGCGCGCTACAGCCTGGGCAATGTCTGGCTCACCTGGCCGTTGCAGGTGCCGCTGTCCTGGCTGATACCGGACGGGGAGAGCGCCATTCGTGGCATCGGCGCCCTGGAGGGGCTGCCCATGCTGATCTACCACAGCATCGACGATCCGGTGGTACCCCTTTCCAACGGCGTGCGCTTGTATCAAGCTGCGCCCCCGCCGCGGGTGTTCCAGCCGGTCCGCGGTGGCCATGTGCAGACCTTCGCCGACCCCACCTGGCGGCAGGTGATGCTGCTCTACCTCGAAGACCCGAAGGGTTTCGTGGGATTGCGCCGGCTGGCCGAAGTCCCGAATACAGAGAGTCCCCAATGA
- the adk gene encoding adenylate kinase, protein MRVILLGAPGAGKGTQAGFITKKFGIPQISTGDMLRAAVKAGTELGLQAKSVMDAGGLVSDDLIINLVKERIAQADCANGFLFDGFPRTIPQAEAMKEAGVSIDHVVEIAVDDEEIVGRIAGRRVHPASGRVYHTEHNPPKVAGKDDVTGEDLIQRDDDKEETVRHRLSVYHSQTKPLVDFYQKLSAAEGTPKYSAIAGVGSVEEITGKVLAALS, encoded by the coding sequence ATGCGCGTGATTCTGCTGGGGGCCCCTGGTGCCGGCAAAGGTACTCAAGCCGGCTTCATCACCAAGAAGTTCGGCATTCCGCAAATTTCCACCGGCGACATGCTGCGCGCAGCGGTCAAGGCCGGCACCGAGCTCGGCCTGCAGGCCAAGAGCGTGATGGATGCCGGTGGCCTGGTGTCCGATGACCTGATCATCAACCTGGTCAAGGAACGCATCGCCCAGGCCGACTGCGCCAACGGTTTCCTCTTCGACGGTTTCCCGCGCACCATTCCCCAGGCTGAAGCCATGAAGGAAGCCGGCGTGAGCATCGACCACGTGGTCGAGATTGCCGTGGACGACGAGGAAATCGTCGGCCGCATCGCCGGCCGCCGTGTACACCCGGCTTCCGGTCGCGTCTACCACACCGAGCACAACCCGCCGAAGGTCGCCGGCAAGGACGACGTCACCGGCGAGGACCTGATCCAGCGCGACGACGACAAGGAAGAGACCGTGCGTCATCGCCTGTCCGTCTACCACTCGCAGACCAAGCCGCTGGTGGACTTCTACCAGAAGCTCTCCGCCGCCGAAGGCACCCCGAAGTACAGCGCCATCGCTGGCGTGGGCTCGGTGGAGGAGATCACCGGCAAGGTGCTGGCCGCTCTCAGCTGA
- a CDS encoding extensin family protein, which produces MRRVFLGLTGLALLLLATVLEREWRLQLPPRWNPWAPLDVAEAPNWVTRFKLARLRRDPALCRQALASSSLHQVAVPDSSPVAGCPIANSVRISSSELAFSSSFVATCELAVAFALFEWHGLQPAAREVFGQPVTAIDHLGSFACRSIGGSQRRSQHASANALDIAGFRLADGRRISVARHWDGEGAEARFLRLVRDAACTHFSVTLGPDYNAAHRDHFHVDMGRWRLCR; this is translated from the coding sequence TTGCGGCGAGTCTTCCTGGGCCTCACAGGGCTGGCGCTGCTGCTGTTGGCGACGGTCCTGGAGCGGGAGTGGCGGCTGCAATTGCCGCCGCGCTGGAATCCCTGGGCGCCGCTGGACGTGGCCGAGGCACCGAACTGGGTGACCCGCTTCAAGCTGGCGCGCCTGCGGCGCGATCCCGCGCTCTGTCGACAGGCGCTGGCCAGCTCGTCCCTGCACCAGGTGGCCGTGCCGGACAGCTCACCGGTGGCCGGTTGCCCGATAGCCAACAGCGTGCGCATCAGCAGTTCGGAGCTGGCCTTCAGCAGCAGCTTCGTCGCCACCTGCGAACTGGCGGTGGCCTTCGCCCTGTTCGAGTGGCATGGCCTGCAGCCCGCCGCGCGGGAGGTGTTCGGCCAGCCGGTGACGGCCATCGACCATCTGGGCAGCTTTGCCTGCCGCAGCATCGGCGGCAGCCAGCGCCGCAGCCAGCATGCGTCGGCCAACGCGCTGGACATCGCCGGCTTCCGCCTGGCCGACGGTCGGCGCATCAGCGTGGCGCGGCATTGGGACGGGGAGGGCGCCGAGGCGCGTTTCCTGCGCCTGGTGCGGGACGCCGCCTGCACACACTTCAGCGTCACCCTCGGCCCGGATTACAACGCCGCCCACCGCGACCATTTCCATGTGGACATGGGCCGCTGGCGCCTCTGTCGCTGA
- the cadR gene encoding Cd(II)/Pb(II)-responsive transcriptional regulator has product MKIGELATLTDCPVETIRYYEREGLLPAPSRSAGNYRQYDTVHVERLSFIRHCRSLDMTQDEIRALLALRDRPEADCATANRLIDEHLHHVEVRITELLSLREQLRDLRARCRGEGASEACGILRELEQPGPPPVVSEECAHAGHLHVPGVHRRGQ; this is encoded by the coding sequence ATGAAGATCGGCGAACTGGCGACCCTCACCGACTGCCCGGTGGAAACCATCCGTTACTACGAGCGCGAAGGGCTGCTGCCGGCGCCCTCGCGCAGCGCGGGCAACTACCGGCAGTACGACACGGTCCATGTAGAGCGGCTGTCCTTTATCCGCCACTGCCGTTCGCTGGACATGACCCAGGACGAGATCCGCGCGCTGCTGGCCCTGCGCGACCGCCCCGAGGCGGATTGCGCCACGGCCAACCGGCTGATCGACGAGCACCTGCACCATGTGGAAGTGCGCATTACCGAGCTGCTGTCGCTACGCGAGCAATTGCGCGACCTGCGCGCGCGCTGCCGTGGCGAGGGCGCCAGCGAGGCCTGCGGCATCCTCCGCGAACTGGAGCAGCCGGGCCCGCCGCCGGTGGTCAGCGAGGAATGCGCCCACGCCGGGCATTTGCATGTGCCCGGCGTACACCGTCGAGGTCAGTGA
- the tsaB gene encoding tRNA (adenosine(37)-N6)-threonylcarbamoyltransferase complex dimerization subunit type 1 TsaB, whose product MTTLLALDTATEACSVALLHDGKVLSHYEVIPRLHAQRLLPMIQTLLGDAGVPLAAVDAIAFGRGPGAFTGVRIAIGVVQGLAFALDRPVLPVSDLAVLAQRAHREQGAQQVASAIDARMDEVYWGCYRLEAGEMRLAGVEAVLPPEQAQLPRDASGDWYGAGTGWGTFAARIPVQVSGQSPALLPHAEDLLTLARFAWARGEGLAADQAQPVYLRDNVATPKAPQ is encoded by the coding sequence ATGACCACTCTGCTGGCCCTGGATACCGCCACCGAAGCCTGCTCCGTCGCCCTGCTGCATGACGGCAAGGTGCTCAGTCACTACGAGGTGATCCCGCGCCTGCACGCCCAGCGTCTGCTGCCGATGATCCAGACCCTGCTGGGCGACGCCGGTGTGCCCCTGGCGGCGGTGGATGCCATTGCCTTCGGCCGAGGCCCCGGCGCCTTCACCGGCGTGCGCATCGCCATCGGTGTCGTGCAGGGCCTGGCCTTCGCCCTGGATCGTCCGGTGCTGCCGGTGTCCGACCTGGCCGTGCTGGCCCAGCGCGCCCACCGCGAGCAGGGCGCCCAGCAGGTGGCATCGGCCATCGACGCACGCATGGACGAGGTCTACTGGGGCTGCTACCGCCTGGAGGCCGGCGAAATGCGCCTGGCCGGCGTGGAAGCGGTGCTGCCGCCGGAGCAGGCCCAGCTGCCCCGAGACGCCAGTGGCGACTGGTACGGCGCCGGTACCGGCTGGGGCACCTTCGCCGCGCGGATTCCGGTGCAGGTCAGCGGTCAATCGCCGGCCCTGCTGCCCCACGCCGAAGACCTGCTGACCCTGGCCCGCTTCGCCTGGGCCCGCGGCGAGGGCCTGGCCGCCGATCAGGCGCAACCGGTCTACCTGCGCGACAACGTCGCCACACCCAAGGCGCCGCAGTAG
- a CDS encoding heavy metal translocating P-type ATPase — protein sequence MSHHCCHDHDHAPRSATPDLAAIAASAEPRWSSLRIDAMDCPTEERLIRDALGKVPAIEALEFNLMQRLLRVRHRFDDAEPLQRLIESLGMQAVPLAEGAAATAPAQAQKPWWPLALAGVAALAAEACEWFDLTPEWVIAALAILAILGAGLPTYKKGWIALKNRNLNINALMSIAVTGALLIGQWPEAAMVSVLFAIAELIEARSLERARDAIRGLLQLAPEQATVFEDGQWRERPAREVQPGARLRVRPGERIALDGEVLGGRSSVNQAPITGESLPVEKDLGDPLFAGTINGEGELEYRATRATDDSTLARIIHAVEAAQGSRAPTQRFVDQFSRIYTPVVILIAVFTALLPPLLLGGAWLDWLYRALVLLVIACPCALVISTPVTIVSGLAAAARGGILIKGGVFLELGRKLAWIALDKTGTLTEGRPRQTDLELLQPSAGKARALAASLAARSDHPVSQAVARAAEADGIALYAVDGLAALPGRGVTGLIEGRVYHLGNHRLIEELGLCSAQLEARLDALEAQGKTVVALCSEQAVLALFAVADTLRDSSREAIAQLHALGVKTLMLSGDNQHTVQAIANQVGVDDARGNLLPEDKLAEIGLRQAGGVPVGMVGDGINDAPALARADIGFAMGAAGTDTAIETAGVALMDDDLRKLPQFIRLSHRTHRVLMQNISLALGIKAVFLVLTLMGEGTLWMAVFADMGASLLVVFNGMRLLSPLSLRERGRG from the coding sequence ATGAGCCACCATTGCTGCCACGACCATGACCACGCCCCCCGCTCCGCCACGCCGGACCTGGCGGCCATCGCTGCCAGCGCCGAGCCGCGCTGGAGCAGCCTGCGCATCGACGCCATGGACTGCCCCACCGAGGAGCGCCTGATCCGCGATGCCCTGGGCAAGGTCCCGGCCATCGAGGCGCTGGAATTCAACCTGATGCAGCGCCTGCTGCGGGTGCGCCACCGCTTCGACGACGCCGAGCCCCTGCAGCGGCTGATCGAAAGCCTCGGCATGCAGGCGGTGCCGCTGGCCGAAGGCGCCGCCGCCACGGCCCCCGCCCAGGCGCAGAAGCCCTGGTGGCCGCTGGCCCTGGCCGGTGTCGCCGCCCTGGCGGCGGAAGCCTGCGAATGGTTCGATCTCACGCCCGAGTGGGTGATCGCCGCCCTGGCCATACTGGCCATCCTCGGCGCCGGCCTGCCCACCTACAAGAAGGGCTGGATCGCCCTGAAGAACCGCAACCTGAACATCAACGCGCTGATGAGCATCGCCGTGACCGGCGCCCTGCTGATCGGCCAGTGGCCGGAAGCGGCCATGGTCAGCGTGCTGTTCGCCATCGCCGAACTGATCGAGGCCCGCTCCCTGGAGCGGGCGCGCGACGCCATTCGCGGCCTGCTGCAACTGGCCCCGGAGCAGGCCACGGTGTTCGAAGACGGCCAATGGCGCGAACGCCCCGCCCGCGAGGTACAGCCCGGCGCGCGGCTGCGAGTGCGCCCCGGTGAGCGCATCGCCCTGGATGGCGAAGTCCTCGGCGGCCGTTCCAGCGTCAACCAGGCGCCCATCACCGGAGAGAGCCTGCCGGTGGAGAAGGACCTGGGCGACCCGCTGTTCGCCGGCACCATCAATGGCGAGGGCGAACTGGAATACCGCGCCACCCGTGCCACCGACGACAGCACCCTGGCGCGCATCATCCACGCCGTGGAAGCCGCCCAGGGCTCGCGGGCACCGACCCAGCGCTTCGTCGACCAGTTCTCGCGCATTTACACCCCGGTGGTGATTCTCATCGCGGTGTTCACCGCGCTGCTGCCGCCCCTGCTGCTGGGCGGCGCCTGGCTCGACTGGCTGTACCGCGCCCTGGTGCTGCTGGTAATCGCCTGCCCCTGCGCCCTGGTGATTTCCACCCCCGTGACCATCGTCAGCGGCCTGGCCGCGGCGGCGCGAGGCGGCATCCTGATCAAGGGCGGGGTGTTCCTCGAACTCGGCCGCAAGCTGGCCTGGATCGCCCTGGACAAGACCGGCACCCTGACCGAAGGCCGCCCTCGGCAGACCGACCTGGAGTTGCTGCAACCGTCCGCAGGCAAAGCGCGCGCCCTGGCCGCCAGCCTGGCGGCACGTTCCGACCACCCGGTGTCCCAGGCGGTGGCCCGCGCCGCGGAAGCCGACGGCATCGCCCTTTATGCCGTGGACGGCCTGGCCGCCCTGCCCGGCCGGGGCGTCACCGGGTTGATCGAAGGCCGCGTCTATCACCTGGGCAATCACCGCCTGATCGAGGAACTCGGCCTCTGCTCGGCGCAACTGGAAGCCCGCCTGGACGCCCTGGAGGCCCAGGGCAAGACGGTGGTGGCGCTGTGCAGCGAACAGGCCGTGCTGGCCCTGTTCGCCGTGGCCGATACCCTGCGCGACAGCAGCCGCGAAGCCATAGCCCAACTGCATGCCCTGGGGGTGAAGACGCTGATGCTCTCCGGCGACAACCAGCACACGGTGCAGGCCATCGCCAATCAGGTGGGCGTGGATGACGCGCGCGGCAACCTGCTGCCCGAAGACAAGCTGGCGGAGATCGGCCTGCGCCAGGCCGGTGGCGTGCCGGTGGGCATGGTCGGCGACGGCATCAACGACGCGCCGGCCCTGGCCCGCGCCGACATCGGCTTCGCCATGGGCGCCGCCGGTACCGACACCGCTATCGAAACCGCCGGCGTGGCGCTGATGGACGACGACCTGCGCAAGCTGCCGCAGTTCATCCGCCTGTCCCACCGCACCCATCGCGTGCTGATGCAGAACATCAGCCTGGCGCTGGGCATCAAGGCGGTCTTCCTGGTGCTGACGCTGATGGGTGAAGGCACCCTGTGGATGGCGGTGTTCGCCGACATGGGCGCCAGCCTGCTGGTGGTGTTCAACGGGATGCGGCTGCTTTCTCCCCTCTCCCTCCGGGAGAGGGGCCGGGGGTGA
- a CDS encoding DUF72 domain-containing protein: MLPYHLGCPSWNEPAWRGSFYPADLRPADTLEHYCRVFNAVEGNTTFYARPSVETLQRWARTMPDGFRFCAKVPRDISHEGDLREQVDATAAFLQLLAPLAERLAPLWLQLPAAFGPARLGELAAWLDEFSQQSVAVEVRNPAFFDKSDAERALNRLLQERGVERICLDSRALFACTSRDPAVLHAQSKKPRVPVRPAAFSASPQVRFIGGPDLDANQAFLEPWLDKVAGWIEQGLTPSVFLHTPDNHLAAAQALRFHTSLRERLPGLPELDVPPPPAEQLGLL, encoded by the coding sequence ATGCTTCCCTATCACCTCGGCTGCCCGTCCTGGAACGAGCCGGCCTGGCGCGGCAGCTTCTATCCCGCCGACCTGCGTCCCGCCGACACCCTCGAGCACTACTGCCGGGTGTTCAACGCCGTGGAAGGCAACACCACCTTCTACGCCCGGCCTTCCGTCGAGACCTTGCAGCGTTGGGCGCGGACCATGCCGGACGGCTTCCGCTTCTGCGCCAAGGTACCGCGCGACATCAGCCACGAAGGCGACCTGCGCGAGCAGGTCGATGCCACCGCCGCCTTTCTCCAGTTGCTTGCGCCGTTGGCTGAGCGCCTGGCGCCGCTCTGGCTGCAGCTGCCGGCGGCGTTCGGACCCGCCCGACTGGGCGAGCTGGCGGCCTGGCTGGATGAGTTCAGTCAACAGAGCGTTGCCGTGGAAGTGCGCAACCCGGCGTTCTTCGACAAGAGTGATGCCGAACGGGCGCTCAATCGGCTGTTGCAGGAGCGCGGGGTGGAGCGTATCTGCCTGGACTCTCGGGCACTGTTCGCCTGCACGTCGCGAGACCCGGCGGTGCTCCATGCGCAATCGAAGAAGCCCCGGGTGCCGGTGCGCCCCGCGGCTTTCAGCGCCAGCCCGCAGGTGCGCTTCATCGGCGGGCCGGACCTGGACGCCAACCAGGCCTTCCTCGAACCCTGGCTGGACAAGGTGGCCGGCTGGATCGAGCAGGGCCTGACCCCCAGCGTCTTCCTGCATACCCCGGACAATCACCTGGCCGCTGCCCAGGCCCTGCGCTTCCACACCTCGCTGCGCGAGCGCCTGCCGGGATTGCCGGAGCTGGATGTACCGCCACCGCCAGCGGAGCAGCTCGGCCTGCTCTGA
- a CDS encoding O-acetyl-ADP-ribose deacetylase, translated as MDLKIWQGDITTLAVDAIVNAANSSLLGGGGVDGAIHRAAGPELLAHCRTLGGCPTGEARITPGFRLPARFVIHTVGPVWHGGGHREAELLANCYRNSLALADAEGLASIAFPAISCGVYGYPLEAAARIAVAELKRPRPSGSSLKEALLVAFGADMVKVYQDALAL; from the coding sequence ATGGACCTGAAGATCTGGCAAGGCGACATCACCACACTCGCGGTGGACGCCATAGTCAACGCCGCGAACTCTTCGTTACTGGGCGGTGGCGGCGTCGACGGCGCCATCCACCGCGCCGCCGGCCCCGAACTCCTCGCCCATTGCCGCACCCTTGGCGGCTGCCCCACGGGCGAGGCGCGCATCACCCCCGGCTTTCGCCTGCCGGCGCGCTTCGTGATCCACACGGTTGGGCCGGTCTGGCACGGCGGCGGTCATCGCGAAGCCGAACTCCTCGCCAACTGCTACCGCAACAGCCTGGCCCTGGCCGACGCCGAAGGGCTCGCCAGCATCGCCTTCCCGGCCATCAGCTGCGGGGTGTACGGCTATCCGCTGGAGGCGGCGGCGCGCATCGCGGTGGCCGAACTGAAGCGGCCCAGGCCGTCTGGCAGCAGCCTGAAGGAAGCGCTGTTGGTGGCCTTCGGCGCGGACATGGTGAAGGTCTACCAGGACGCGCTGGCGTTGTAG
- a CDS encoding isocitrate lyase/phosphoenolpyruvate mutase family protein, whose protein sequence is MTSQAQRGEAFAALHRTPGLFVLPNPWDAGSAKMLAHLGFSALATTSAGLAFALGRRDAEGNVSRDEALANARDIVEATPLPVVADLENGYGDRPEDCAATIRAAAAVGLVGGSIEDASGRADEPIYSLELSVERIRAAVEAARGLGFPFTLAARAENFLHGRPDLDDTLRRLVAYAEAGADVLYAPGLTTREQISEVVHAVAPRPVNVLVGSPNLRLGLEELAELGVKRVSVGSNLARVAYGAFFQAARALSQGDLAAMGQAMPFDRINDLFR, encoded by the coding sequence ATGACTTCCCAAGCGCAACGTGGCGAAGCCTTCGCCGCCCTGCACCGCACCCCCGGCCTGTTCGTCCTGCCCAATCCCTGGGATGCCGGCTCGGCCAAGATGCTCGCCCATCTGGGCTTTTCCGCCCTGGCCACCACCAGTGCGGGCCTGGCGTTCGCCCTGGGTCGCCGCGACGCCGAAGGCAATGTCTCCCGTGACGAGGCCCTGGCCAACGCCCGCGACATAGTCGAGGCGACCCCCTTGCCGGTGGTGGCAGACCTGGAGAACGGCTATGGCGACCGCCCCGAGGACTGCGCGGCGACCATCCGTGCGGCCGCCGCCGTCGGCCTCGTCGGAGGCTCGATCGAAGACGCCAGTGGCCGCGCCGATGAGCCGATCTACTCCCTGGAACTGTCTGTGGAGCGCATCCGCGCAGCGGTGGAGGCGGCTCGCGGGCTGGGCTTCCCCTTCACCCTGGCGGCGCGGGCGGAGAACTTCCTCCATGGTCGGCCCGACCTGGACGATACCCTGCGCCGCCTGGTGGCCTATGCCGAGGCCGGCGCCGATGTGCTCTACGCGCCGGGCCTGACCACCCGCGAACAGATCAGCGAAGTGGTGCACGCCGTGGCGCCGCGGCCGGTGAACGTGCTGGTGGGCTCGCCCAACCTGCGGCTGGGGCTCGAGGAACTGGCCGAGCTCGGGGTCAAGCGGGTCAGCGTCGGCTCCAACCTCGCGCGGGTGGCCTATGGCGCCTTCTTCCAGGCGGCGCGGGCGCTGAGCCAGGGCGACTTGGCGGCCATGGGGCAGGCCATGCCCTTCGACCGTATCAACGACCTGTTCCGCTGA